In Oncorhynchus mykiss isolate Arlee chromosome 1, USDA_OmykA_1.1, whole genome shotgun sequence, the following proteins share a genomic window:
- the LOC110495326 gene encoding transmembrane protein 79, protein MTGRQATNPEDGKEIDSVKESISDIINQLQDIDPARLSFSPFLDLDTQISLAPVSDSPESSVEELHSSSHSVMGSHHSLEALPADQLVQLDSCHQQPSEGFKAERRPQEGKEGVQDGTISSPIALVQNLEDPVENCISTPNIASRRDIPNGTDTQRWSPESNNLESTIDEGQPLLGLPPESIELTMWSSQDQETCEAVPEVADKRLWCCCCRCCQSGRVPAVCSVLASLLITAGLLYALYFYVPIDSPDCPDMVSRLTFTLCCCAVAAVPILLAMLIGAMCQFCTGSLNPAEALHRRPAIQQLFVSASMEQLFLYVLNLLVLATFLPQDQLRVVPILTGVFVGGRLIYWLCFHICSPWRGFGSGLTVFPLLAMVAFNLYCLYDLSLRQLLFGSEDTLYYQTTPSSWPLEVSQSSSGKSDSVIPTDILETQ, encoded by the exons ATGACGGGGCGTCAAGCCACCAACCCAGAAGATGGCAAAGAGATTGACAGTGTGAAGGAGTCCATCAGTGACATCATCAATCAACTGCAGGATATTGACCCTGCCAGGCTGTCATTCTCTCCATTCCTCGACCTGGACACCCAGATCTCTTTAGCACCAGTGTCTGACAGTCCTGAATCTTCAGTGGAGgagctccactcctcttctcactcaGTCATGGGCTCTCACCACTCCCTGGAAGCCCTGCCAGCTGATCAACTTGTCC AGCTTGATTCCTGCCACCAGCAACCCAGCGAGGGCTTCAAAGCAGAGCGAAGACcgcaagaggggaaagagggagttCAGGATGGAACTATTTCAAGTCCGATTGCTCTTGTGCAGAATTTGGAAGACCCGGTGGAAAACTGCATTAGCACTCCAAATATAGCCTCTCGCAGAGACATTCCCaatggcacagacacacagagatggaGTCCAGAATCCAACAATCTGGAGTCCACCATTGATGAAGGCCAACCGTTGCTCGGCTTGCCACCGGAGAGCATAGAGTTGACTATGTGGAGTTCCCAAGATCAAGAGACTTGTGAGGCTGTCCCAGAGGTGGCAGACAAGAGACTGTGGTGCTGCTGCTGTAGATGTTGCCAAAGTGGCCGTGTTCCTGCTGTGTGCTCAGTCCTGGCCTCCCTTCTGATTACTGCAGGGCTTCTCTATGCACTTTATTTCTATGTTCCCATAGATTCCCCAGACTGCCCTGACATGGTCAGCCGCCTCACTTTCACACTTTGCTGCTGTGCCGTAGCTGCAGTCCCCATCTTGTTGG CTATGCTGATTGGTGCTATGTGCCAGTTCTGCACTGGGTCTTTAAATCCAGCTGAGGCTCTCCACAGAAGACCGGCCATTCAGCAGCTGTTTGTCTCTGCGTCTATGGAGCAGTTGTTTCTCTACGTTCTCAATCTGTTGGTTCTGGCTACATTCCTGCCTCAAGACCAGCTGCGGGTGGTGCCCATTTTGACTGGCGTTTTCGTTGGTGGGAG GCTTATCTACTGGCTCTGCTTCCACATATGTAGCCCCTGGAGAGGCTTTGGATCGGGGCTCACTGTTTTCCCACTCCTTGCCATGGTGGCTTTCAATCTGTACTGTCTGTACGACTTGAGCCTCAGACAGCTGCTCTTTGGGTCGGAGGACACACTCTATTATCAGACCACCCCTTCATCTTGGCCTCTGGAGGTGTCACAGAGCTCCAGTGGCAAATCAGATAGTGTCATACCCACGGACATCTTGGAAACTCAGTAA